The genomic region CGTACTGTTGTACTTCGACCGAAACAAGAGCCTCATGGTTGAAGGCTCCCGCGTTACGTTCCAACTTCGAAAGGATCTCCAGTTTGGTACACTTTTTCTTCTCATCACACACGCTCGTCTTGAGCCTGAAGTCATTTGGCTGGACACGTACCTCATGAGTTGCCGAAATCTTACCAACGGACGCCGTTAGCGATCCCGAGAATCCGGAGTCCGCAAGCTTCTCGCGAACCAGCTTGAACGTGGCGGTCTGCTGCTTGTCGTACAGCTTCACGTTACCCTGGCCTTCGATGACGGTTGCCTTGCCCTGTTCCTTCACCGAGTAATCGGCGTATCCACTTAGAATGTCCTTGCCACCTTCCGAGGCGCGGAAGTTGACACCCTTTCCGTTCGAGCCCGGCTTGGCGTTCACCTCCACCGAGAACTTGTTCGTTTTCAGCATCGGTGCGTCACCGTACAGCTTAAAGTAGAACGTCTGATAGCTGTCAAAGTTGGCCTCCAcgtttgcttccatgtcaAAGTTCGCCAGGTTCTGAACCTTTGCGTCAGCCTTGAACGCGCTGTGGCCGAGAGTCTTGTAGCTGCCGGAAACCTTCACCGTCTTATCTGGGTATGCGAGCGTAAAGTCCACCGATGGGTTCGACTCGCTCAAGACGACGGCGTTCTCCACGCTGAACTTCTTGCCATCAGCCGTCACCTGGAGCTTGGTGTTGTATGCGCTAACGGCCGACTTGGCGTGCTTGAAGGTAACATCTACGCTACGCACATTCTCAAAGTCCGATTTCAGTGTAACATGCACCTGCACATCATCCGACGACGGAGCCTTCGCGGAACCGGTGAACTCAAAGTTCTTGCCCTGACCGTACGCCACCTTCAGCGCGCCGTTGGCAGAGAATGGGCCATCTTCCTTGCCATCGTAGGTGTATGAGCCTTCGGCGGCGATCGGATCCACGTTCGGGAAGTTCAGGTTAAGTTTGCCGTTACCGCGGTTGAAGTTACCCTTGGCCTGGGTTGCAACCGACGCCTTTTGTCCATTGTAATCTAGGGAACCGTTGTACTCGAAATCGTACACACCATCGTCGGTCTCCGGTTGGAGGTACTTGCCGTTCGATACAGCACCCAACTTTACCGAAGGAGCGGTCACGTCCACCTTCAGCTCATGGCTAGCCGGCTTACCGTGTCCTCCAGTGTGGTATCCTCCGACAAGGTTCAGCCCAAAGTCCGCACCATACTTGCTGTCCACGTGGTACTTGGCATGGTGTTCGCAGTACTCATCGACGACCACAGCTACCTCGGCCACCTGCGGCAGCAGGCTTCCGGATACCTTCAAAGAACCAGCGGCCGAGCGGTAGCTTCCAGCCGGGACATGCTTCAGTCCAACGTCCAACAGCAGCGTCTTTCCGTCAAGATCGGTGTACTTCACGTTGTGAGTAGCGTCGAAAAGCTTAGCCTTGAAGTTGCCATCCTTAAGCTCGCCGGTGTACGCAACCGTACGTTGCTTGCCACCCGGCTGCTTGTCGAACACGTTGGCCACCATCTTGCCGAACTTCTTCTCGTCTTTCGTCGAAACGTCACGCTTGAAGTCACCGCCGAACTGACGTCCGGTTGGGAGCACCAGGTTGAACTTGGTAGTGAACGTACCATCGACCGGTTTCGGGTTACCCTGGCCTTGCACATTGAACTCGTACTTCTCCGAGAACACCTCCACCTTATTCTTGCTGTCGAAGCTGGTCTGCGTAGCCTTGTTCTTGGTTTCGAAGTGAACCTTCTTGCTATTGTCCTTCTCAAAGTCGTAGTACAAGTCGACCGAAACGTCATACACCGGAGCGCTGACCTTGAACTTGGTGTCGAGCTTCACCTTCCGGTCCTGCTTCTGGAAGTTGACCACCGCAAACAGTTCACCCTGGCCCTTGGTGGACTTCAGTTCACCGTTTCCATCGAAAAAGTCTTTCACCACaaactgaaaaagaaaagttgtcATTTTACATTGAAATATTTGTGACGGATGGTCCGTTTCTTCTTTCACCTACCGAGAACTTGCCGTTGGGATCGTTTCCACGCTCCAGCTTGAAGTCGTAGGTCGCGAACTCGGCCTTATCAACCAAAACCTTGGCATTCGAGACGACGTTTGCGGCAGAGAACTGAACCGTCAGAGAGAGCCTATTGTAGAAAATGTGTGTTATAGATCATCCACTTTAACACCTCATCAGGTTGACTTACTTGTATGGTGAAGCCTTCTCAACAGCAACCAATGTTCCGTCCAAGTTGAGCTCGCCATCCTGGGTCGAGAAGCGGTTCGTGACGGCACCGTTCAATTCAAGCTTGGTTCCAGTGCTGGCAGTCAGGCGGTTGCTGAAGCGACTCTTGTTCTGCTCCACCACTCGCTTCGAGAAGACCTTGAAGAAATGCTTGTTCAGCGATGCTCCCACCTGCACATCGTAGTCTCCggccgatttttcgttgtacttcGCGTCCACATTGGCGGCAATCTTGTACTTATCATAGCCGTACTCTCCGTCCAGGAAGAACTTATTCTTGTTCGTGGCAAAGTCCAGTCGGACCAGCTGCTTCGGTAGCTGCAGCTTGTTGTACAACTTCAACGACTCCAGTCCCTTGGCTTCCGGCTTGAGGGTAAACTCGGCCAGCTGGCTCAGTTCGTACTTGTTCGAGGGATTGTTGAAATCCTTTCCGCTCGCGAACGAGAAGAGGTTCTTGAAGGAATTTTCCGTGTACGCAAGCTCCAGGTTCACCTTGAAGTTTTTGTTGGCATCGCTGGGAGTCTTCTTCTCAAGGTCCAGCTTGACATGCTTCAGATCAAAGTCCAGGTGACCCAGCACGTTGTTCTTCGTGTCACCGACGGTCACGTCGACGTCAGCGTCGTAGCTACGCTCACCGTTCGATACGACGTGCCCATTGATGGTGGTCTTCGGGGCGTACGGACTGTTCCATTCAATGTTCTGCAGAAGGTACTTGCGCTTGTCGCCACCCAAGGTTTCGACCACAATTTTACCCGTCGTCTGAACCAACTTGGAAACCTGAGCGTCACCACTCGGCGAGCGGATGGTGAAGATCGGTACGTACTCTTCACGGCCACCCTTTGAGCCCCGCTCGAAGCCAACCTTAGCCAGGTACTCTTCCATGCCATTGTGCGCCAGAGCGTACAGGGCCACTTCTTTGTCGTTGTAGTTGGCTCCCAGCTGGAAGTCAAGCTTGCGGAACGGCGAATCGAGCGTCGCCTTAACATACAGATCACCGCCGGTCACTCCCTCCAAGAGGAGGCTTGTCGCGCGCTTCGTTTGCGTTCCGGGGGTATCGAAGCTCATCTGCAGCGTCACATGACGGGGGTTGGAGTTGTCAAACTTTCCGGAGAACTGGAACTTCGGTTCAACTTCCAGGTAAGCCTCGAAGACTTCCTCCTGGCCTTGGACTTTGTGAGCCGCACAAACGGTCACACCGATGACGTTGTAAAGGTTGTCGAAGCATTCGCTGAATTTGGTTCCAGCGTCGTTGCGCTTGGCGGGGAGGACGATGAGTGGGTTGCCACGCTCGCGGGTGATAATCACTTCGCGGAAGGTGACAGAAACCAGTTCCTGCTTGGTTTGAAGCGAGTCCACGGTCAGGTCGTAAGCGGTAGCTCCGTGAAGAGCGAACTTGACCGCTGCTCCGGCAGAGGAATGACCCGAAGCGGCCACCTGCATACCGGTCAGCACGTTGAACGCATCGACGCTAAGAGTTCCCGTCACTTCGAAGCTACCGCTGGGTTGCAGCTTCACGTTGAACTTGGCATTGGTGTAGTCCTGGACCAACGCCTTCAGGTCAACCTCGACGGCGGCATCAAGACGGGCTACAGCTGCACCCTGGGCCGACAGTTTTAGTGGCAAACCGACAGCAGTGGTGTAAACGAGATCGGTATCCAAGAACAGAGCATGGTGCTCGAACGTACGCTCGAACTTCTTTGCGCCCTCAACCAGCTTATCGAACAGCTCCAGCGCCTTCTCGAGGAACTGTTCCGGATTGGTAGGCAGATTCTCACCCGTGCTCAAGAAGAACAGCTCCGATCCGAAGACCTTCACCGTCAGATCGAAGTTGAAGTCCTGCAGTGCATCGTTGTGCAAGTTGACATTCCTCGCCAGTGCACGAACATCCTCGCGGATGCCACGGCGGAAGCGTGCCTTAGCACTTTCCGACATCTTCTGGTACTGCTGGAACAAGGTGTCGTATGCCGTTTGCAGGTCCATGCCGGTGAAAAATCCCTTCGGGCCAAAGTAGTGCTCGACCAGGCGCTCCAGGTTGTCCTGACGACCCTCCAGCTCGAACACGTTCACTCCATTTCCGAACACCTCGGCCGTAAAGTTCACTGCCACCGATTTCGGCAGGAAGCTCTTCTGCGAGAAGATCACGCTAGTATCCGCACTAGCACCGACGCCAAGTGACTCGACGGCGTAAGATAACTCACGGTTGAACGAGTATCGGCGCACATCGAAGGGGAACTTGTTGGAGGTACGAATCTTGCCAAAGTGTTGCCGTGCTGCTTCACGCGTCGGATCAACCGAAGAGCGCAGGCTGGCCAGATGCGACGTGATGAACGAACCAACCTGGTACACCTTCTCGCTGTCCAGCAGGGTCTTGAACTCGTTGGCTACGTTGGCCGACGGGCACTCCACCAGCGACAGGTAAGCGTGAATGCGGATTTCCGAGTCCTCGTTCGTGTTCTTTAGAGTGGCGAGAGCCGAGTTGACCACCTTCTTGTTGCAGGAAGCAGCCGGCAATGCCTGGAGAGCCGCAACACGCACTCGAGACGAGGCTTCCGGACCCGTGCACTGAACAACCTTATCCAGCAGAGGTGCAACCAAATTGTTCGAGTTGCGTACACCCTTAAGCACGGCTACGAGCACGTCCTCTTGGGAACGCGTGCCTGCTTGGCACTTGCCCAGTTTGGAGGCAAACTTGTTCGAAATTTCCTTCACGTCCGCCGACTGGCATCCGTGCTTCTGGCAGTACTTACTCACCAGCGAACCCACACTCAGGTAGGCCTCACGCGGTGGGTTACCTTCCAGCAGCTTGTTCACGGCCTTCAAGGCACTGTGCGTCATCGAGTCAACCAGATTGAGCGATACGAAGGCCAACTTCACCTCCTGTGCGTCGGTGATTTCCTTGTTCTTGTACAGCTGCGTGATAGCCTCGACGGCATCGCCAGTTCCTACGCGGAACAGCGAGTCCAGGTAGACCTTGCGGGTCAAATCCTTGTTCGAGTGGACGCTACCAGCCTTGACCTGGTTGTACAGCGCCAACAGATCCTCCTTCTTCGAGTAACGCATCAGCTGGATCAACTCGACGAACAAGTTGGCCGTTTTCTTGCCCACATTTCCATTGGTGTACGACTCGACGGTCTGGCGGAGTTCCTGCTTGATGTTGGCCAAGTTGCTCGTTGGCTGTTGGTCCGGATTTTCGAAAATGATCGAACGCGGCTCGTTGCCGGCAGCCGGTGCGGCGCCAGCTTTGCTGCCCTTCAGTGTCAGCTTCGTCGTTACCTTGGCCGTCACTCCGACCTTATCCTTCAGGTAGGGTAGGTACTGGTACTCCTCACCCAGCTTGACCGAGTTGAGCAGGCCATCCTTGAACGTCTGCTGGTTGTTGTAGAAGCTCTGCAGCAGTGGAGTAGTCTTAATGCCAGCCTTGCTGTTGACAATGCGTGTCACGAAGCTGTTCGACAGTGACTCACGGTACGCGCAGTTGCTAAGGTCGCGGCTCTTGTCCACAACGGTTGCACCGTCAGCCGTGTAGCTTGAGAAAGACGTCTGGCATACGCCAAACACGTCCGTCTCGGTGCTCTTCTCCTGGGCCGATTGGAACAGCGAGATCAAACCACGCTTCACGTTCACCGAGAAGTCGGTGTCGTCCGCCTCGGTACAGATCTCCGGCAGGAGTTCATCGTTGGACAGGGTGAACCGAACCGGTTTGCTGATCTCCGCACCGAAAGCAGTTTTCTTGCCATCCGGAGCAAAGGACGTCAGCGAGACCACCTTCAGAGTGTACTGGCAGTTGTCTCCGGCGTACAGCTCAACCTTGCCTTCTACCTTGAGCGTTGTCTGCTTGTCGGCGGCCTTGTCCGCTTGCTGAATCTGCACGAAGCTGTCCACATCGTAGCTGTACACGGTGCCGGGCTTGAAGCTGTACTTGGTAGATTTGTTCGCTAAAagcaaaatcagaaaaaaggCAACGGTGCCACGTCAGTGATAAAGTTTAAACTCTATTTCATCATCCTCTTTAATACTTACGTGTCGGGCAGCCGGATTTGCACGAAGCTGTTGCAAGAAGAACGAAAGACGAGAGACGGAAAACATTAGCAGGTCTTAGGTTATCGCTTCATTTGTGTTATATAATTAGCCAGCTGCCAACCACGGTTCCTTACACATCGGAGTGTGTATTGCCACACACAGCTCCTACTACCATGTGCTAtctgttattatttttgaactCCCTGCCAcgatcgttggaaaggtcatCGGCGCCTACATAGATTAGGTAAAGTGCACACTCAGCATCGGGCCCAGCCCTGACGTTTTTGCTGATAGCTGACGCTAAGCCTGTCCATTCCCGTTCTCGGAAGCCAACGTTCAAAGCATGGAGCGACACTCTCACTGAACCTCACGATCCTGAACTTGACATTGAACAAAAACAGTACCAACCAGGTCCTAAGAGAGGGCGAGCCGGTTGTTATCAGTCATTCACCGTATGCCGTTGATTGTACTCAAGCTAACATCCAGCATGCCAGCCTCTTATGGACCTTTTGCACTTTGGCTATCATCCTTCAGTTCTCTATGATTGCCAAATCTATCCTGTTATTTTTAGCCTGTAATTTAGTTTAATGTACTTCCAACATTCAAATTGAACAACAGAGTGTGTAAGTAAagcaaattttttaaattgaaaatgttagTACAGTTCATTCGTCATTGATATGTGAACTATCTGAAAATCTAAAAGTGTTTATAAATTTGATCGTTATCAGCAGATTATACGGAGAGCGAAGTTCGAATGGAATTCTCTAGAATTGACCTATCTAGTAAACAGTTCCAGCCTTAATTTGACCTATAGATCAAATGGAAGCTGCAAAGCTGTTGTGAGTCTAGTGAATGTTGTTAAAACGTGAAACTGTAAGCAATCTATCACATGTTttataaatcttttaaaaatatttatttaactgGCAAATGCAAAATATTTGTGAATTCTGAATTGACGCATAAAAGGCAATAAGTCAAAGTAGGCAAAGATCGCGTTATTGCCTTCTCTAGAAAGTTCGATGGATCGTGGAGTGACTCAATTTAGTTTCTCACCGACTTAGAAATGCTTCCCATGGTATTCACGGACCTGCCGACAAACACAACTTATCGGACCGTTAATTCAATTCATTGATATGCATGAAAACAAAGCCCTGTCAATCTTAATTAAGTGACCTGCAAGAGTGGAGCGtgatttggttgttttgtcTGTCAGTTGGACGAGAAAAGTTTGCGGTGAACAACGTTTCACTGTGATTTCATGCGGGTGAAATTAACCATTTCGTTAATCATCTCAGTACTCCGAGGGCGAACCGATGCTAAGCTTACTGCTCTTTTTCTATCTTCCCTTCGTATGTACATTTCGGGCAAAGTGTTCCTTGAGCTCGTCACAGGCGTCGGAGTGAACGCATCGAGAAACCGtccattaaaatttattgtctaaattatttcaaattgttttttccTCGCACTTTCCGCGCCACCCTCTGAGTACATTGGTCGCCCGTTTGGTAAAAGGTGGGCTAGCTTCAAAGTCCCGACCCGAGGCAGTTGGTCACGAATCTTTCACATACCTGCAAAAACACTTTGGAACAGCACTAGCGACACCAGGAAGCCCCAAAGCAGGCTCCGTCCGCTCGAGACCCACATCTTGCGGGCCGTTAGATCGTGCACTTTCACGCACGAGCACTCACGCAACACACGCACTAGAGCTCGAACTCGGCGGAACTCGTCCAAACATCCACTGGATAGCACTCGGGGGGGTGAAGATGAAAGTCCGTCCGGCGAGAGACGGTTCACTTTCACGGTTTCACGTACGCAGTCACAGTCACTCGATCGTTTGTGTCACCGGCGATCCCGGGCGGGCCTCAGGACGGGAATAACGGACCACGGCCAGGGTTGCCTGATTTTATAGAATTTCTCCCGGGGCACACGTACGCacgtgcacacatacacacgatcATGTTGGATGCGGATGAGCACTACACATAAGCCACTGGTGACtgataacgtttttggccgaCGATCGCCACCGACTCCGGAGTTCGGAGCATCGCGTACCAACACTAGCATCTCGCTGTAGCACCGCTGATCCCGTTCGCGTCCTCCTCTTCAGCGAGGGGAACGAGGAAACGATTCAATTTGGGATCCCTGGACGGCGGTGCAAACAAGCCCGTCCAGTTCCATCGTGAGCTGCTGGTATTGGTGCCGGGTCCCGGGCCCTAGTGATTGACCAGAGGGTTGCAGTGTTTGCACTTGCACGTTGATACGCGCTCACGATAAGCGGCCGTAATCACCGTCCGAAACTAACGCGCgaatacaaacaaaatgaagatgatcaaCAGAcccaaaatgaaaacatgaaaagatCCTGGTGGTTAGGCGCGATAAGCGCCCAGTGCACGGGAAGAAGCCGAGGGCCGGAAAAGTTTCTCCTTCAACCCGGACACGGATATCGCCACCGCCATCTGCGGCCCTTTACCCCGAAACCGGGAAggtgatcgatcgatcgattgctcTCCGGCCTAGCTTGCAGCCACCTTTCGAACAGTTCCGGCTAAGGAGCTGAGTCAAGCTGAGGGAGAAAACCCGAGCTCAATTTGATGTGCTTCGTAATTGGAAACGGTGATTTGTGCCTGCGCAAGCATTAGACGGCGAGCTGGGACAAGGTCCAAGCTACTCAGCCGGAGAACAAAGGCAGTTAAGCGCCTGGCACGATTACGGCGTGACCGGTTCAACGAAGATGATAGCCGATGCGTGAGTTGATTTGTCTAGTATTAATCTTGTTTTAGAGCAAATACGATTTTCTGTTTCGTTCTCTGCTGACGTTGACGAAGGTGCCTTTCTTATTGTTTGCATAGATGCAGGAATTAGTTTAGATTTCTCTTAGAAGCAATTCCATTTAATATAGACAAGTAATTACATTTTAATCTAGTAAAAACTAGCATCCTTGACGAGTTAAGTATTGCCTTTAAAGAAGATTGATGTTTCGATGAGGTGCGTCATTTGATGTATGCTTCTAAACCCTTCTCCAACGGAAACCACTTCATCAATCCTCCAATGTGTCACAATGggcctttctttttcttctctcctcatctactttttttttctgtacagTAAAACAACTCAATCTGTGTGAGGATGAAGTTGGCTGCTAGACAAACCGGGCTCGTTAATACCGTATCATTTTGTAGCAAAACGGTCGTCCCTGTTGGaccatttaaattaattacattACTAGAAACAACAACCTAGAGTCGAGCGACTTGTGCGTGATATGAAACTCCTTGCGCTGGGTTTTCCGAAGGACTGGAAAGGACTGGGATGTTTGAGCAAACCCTCCCTTTCTCCGATGCCAAAGACGCACTTCATGAAGTACTGGACCAAGGATTGAGTGATTGACATTAAATCCCGTATTAAATTACATCCGATTCATTAATCAATTGCTCGGTTACTCAGCGCTCCCCGCTCGGATTGGGTTACGGGCGCATCGAGAAACCATTTATTTTATCGTTTATCCGACTAAACTTCACGTCCCCGATCGAAGCAAGCGGGCGTACAGGCGGTCAAAActtgaaaggaaaattcaaCCAACACCGACACATTCTTTTCTACCCTCTCGGGAGGACTAGACGCTGGTCAtttggaggagaagaaaataaactgtCCTCCCGCTTGATTGATTGAGCTGAAAATCTCTGTTGCTGAAGTTTGATTTCCATAATGAGCGGTTGCAATATTTCGTCCGGCaggggtttttaattttcgtcTACCATTTTCGTTGATTTGCGCTCGAATGGAAGGGCGCTTTTCACTTCATTCCAGCACCGCGTCTACAATCGCCAAGCCAGGGCGATAAGACGAGAATTACACTTGGGACTAAAGCAAGCTTCGGGGAGCATGACGAACGCGAGTGTGGGACGGAAAACATAACGACAGATAGAGCAAACTGGTTTGTTTGCGTTTCTCCGGCGGTCATTGATCTTACCAAGTCAAAGTTTGTTCTACCCAAGCTGAAATAGGTGCCGGTTTCTCGATAGCGATGGTAGGAGATAAGGAACCGAACGAAAAGGGCTTTCTGGATTGACTGATCGATCTTGCTTTGATGTTAAAGTTTAAGGATGAATCTGCTTAGTTCTCTTTGATGAACCGGCTTAACTTGTCCTTGAAAAGCCCAATTCAATTTGCTTATCTCTTGGAGAAGCAACGGCAGCAGGATTGTTATTATGTCTACAATCTAAAACTGTTCTTGCAACCAGTTCTTcttatttctttctctttcaacACATTCCTGCTAACGGAACGTACCATTCATGAGCTCTCGGCATTGACCAAATGCCCCTTTACTAGCCGTGATTGCTTCATTCTTGTATATCACAACCGATGGAATAAAGGCTCGTTAAAGAATATATTCGGACTCAAGAGGTCACCTGCCGATAGATTTCACTGTGAGTTATTACTGCAAAATTTCTTATTTTACTCCTAACGCTCTTCTGGCTGATGCTGCGTTAATGTAGCACTGCTGCAAACACGTTCGTTCAGCGGCATCTTTGCCGGAGATAAGCCCTCGAGTGGATGGTCTTCGACCGGTGCTTTTATCGGATGTTTACATTACCGACAACTGATTAAGGGCTAACAGAGCCCGATCTGGAGTTCGGAAGCCAGTTTCAATAAATTCGGTACATCCCCGCATTAATGGGAGTTTAGCTGGATTCTACGAAAAGAGGGacgtgtttttaattttcgttaACCCTCCAAGTGCTTGCACTTCTATTCCAGACGTGAATCAGTCATGAGTTAGTCCTTATTTCTTGACCTCCATAGGGATTCCGAActctaaaataataatatttgatttaaaaaaatgaaaaatgaatttattcTGACTATCGTTTCTTTTATGACCTTCAATCGCGTAGAAACAGCACTCACCgttgatgttttaaatttaaaagtcgAGGAAAGAATCGGCAATCGCATGGACAAAAGAACCATAAGCCTACAACTCAAATTGTGGGTCACACACGGAGGCTCCCTACTTATCAATCCGCTACTCTTCAGAAATTTCTCCTCCAAGCGATAACCTTATTCTTCGCCTCTCGTTTCGGTGACTCTGTTCCAAGAATGAACGAACTCGGTGGAAGTCAAAGCAGTACATCCTTTGTAT from Anopheles coustani chromosome 3, idAnoCousDA_361_x.2, whole genome shotgun sequence harbors:
- the LOC131271551 gene encoding apolipophorins, translated to MWVSSGRSLLWGFLVSLVLFQSVFAASCKSGCPTPNKSTKYSFKPGTVYSYDVDSFVQIQQADKAADKQTTLKVEGKVELYAGDNCQYTLKVVSLTSFAPDGKKTAFGAEISKPVRFTLSNDELLPEICTEADDTDFSVNVKRGLISLFQSAQEKSTETDVFGVCQTSFSSYTADGATVVDKSRDLSNCAYRESLSNSFVTRIVNSKAGIKTTPLLQSFYNNQQTFKDGLLNSVKLGEEYQYLPYLKDKVGVTAKVTTKLTLKGSKAGAAPAAGNEPRSIIFENPDQQPTSNLANIKQELRQTVESYTNGNVGKKTANLFVELIQLMRYSKKEDLLALYNQVKAGSVHSNKDLTRKVYLDSLFRVGTGDAVEAITQLYKNKEITDAQEVKLAFVSLNLVDSMTHSALKAVNKLLEGNPPREAYLSVGSLVSKYCQKHGCQSADVKEISNKFASKLGKCQAGTRSQEDVLVAVLKGVRNSNNLVAPLLDKVVQCTGPEASSRVRVAALQALPAASCNKKVVNSALATLKNTNEDSEIRIHAYLSLVECPSANVANEFKTLLDSEKVYQVGSFITSHLASLRSSVDPTREAARQHFGKIRTSNKFPFDVRRYSFNRELSYAVESLGVGASADTSVIFSQKSFLPKSVAVNFTAEVFGNGVNVFELEGRQDNLERLVEHYFGPKGFFTGMDLQTAYDTLFQQYQKMSESAKARFRRGIREDVRALARNVNLHNDALQDFNFDLTVKVFGSELFFLSTGENLPTNPEQFLEKALELFDKLVEGAKKFERTFEHHALFLDTDLVYTTAVGLPLKLSAQGAAVARLDAAVEVDLKALVQDYTNAKFNVKLQPSGSFEVTGTLSVDAFNVLTGMQVAASGHSSAGAAVKFALHGATAYDLTVDSLQTKQELVSVTFREVIITRERGNPLIVLPAKRNDAGTKFSECFDNLYNVIGVTVCAAHKVQGQEEVFEAYLEVEPKFQFSGKFDNSNPRHVTLQMSFDTPGTQTKRATSLLLEGVTGGDLYVKATLDSPFRKLDFQLGANYNDKEVALYALAHNGMEEYLAKVGFERGSKGGREEYVPIFTIRSPSGDAQVSKLVQTTGKIVVETLGGDKRKYLLQNIEWNSPYAPKTTINGHVVSNGERSYDADVDVTVGDTKNNVLGHLDFDLKHVKLDLEKKTPSDANKNFKVNLELAYTENSFKNLFSFASGKDFNNPSNKYELSQLAEFTLKPEAKGLESLKLYNKLQLPKQLVRLDFATNKNKFFLDGEYGYDKYKIAANVDAKYNEKSAGDYDVQVGASLNKHFFKVFSKRVVEQNKSRFSNRLTASTGTKLELNGAVTNRFSTQDGELNLDGTLVAVEKASPYKLSLTVQFSAANVVSNAKVLVDKAEFATYDFKLERGNDPNGKFSFVVKDFFDGNGELKSTKGQGELFAVVNFQKQDRKVKLDTKFKVSAPVYDVSVDLYYDFEKDNSKKVHFETKNKATQTSFDSKNKVEVFSEKYEFNVQGQGNPKPVDGTFTTKFNLVLPTGRQFGGDFKRDVSTKDEKKFGKMVANVFDKQPGGKQRTVAYTGELKDGNFKAKLFDATHNVKYTDLDGKTLLLDVGLKHVPAGSYRSAAGSLKVSGSLLPQVAEVAVVVDEYCEHHAKYHVDSKYGADFGLNLVGGYHTGGHGKPASHELKVDVTAPSVKLGAVSNGKYLQPETDDGVYDFEYNGSLDYNGQKASVATQAKGNFNRGNGKLNLNFPNVDPIAAEGSYTYDGKEDGPFSANGALKVAYGQGKNFEFTGSAKAPSSDDVQVHVTLKSDFENVRSVDVTFKHAKSAVSAYNTKLQVTADGKKFSVENAVVLSESNPSVDFTLAYPDKTVKVSGSYKTLGHSAFKADAKVQNLANFDMEANVEANFDSYQTFYFKLYGDAPMLKTNKFSVEVNAKPGSNGKGVNFRASEGGKDILSGYADYSVKEQGKATVIEGQGNVKLYDKQQTATFKLVREKLADSGFSGSLTASVGKISATHEVRVQPNDFRLKTSVCDEKKKCTKLEILSKLERNAGAFNHEALVSVEVQQYEHEFGLSAKTSANGFKFDHTTDVQLKEKNQPKYQYLFYVHPTSAGASLILPTRTIAVEGLLTLPKEKFGLFDGSVSVYLDKKNEPNNKATFAMRGETKMLGSAGVSADGALTFSHPTIKGLAIRAKGSLDGDKQTADGSVEFDVFKKAADKLVASVRYANSDLSYKGFNITTDASVSSKGLGLNCGFNGHYALSLANRQASAAGSLTLPFQGYTFGSYFFGSPEAFDFLLTRFGDDFVRAHGSYDAKKYRGDFTSTFKFVPNRPVVFESQLNGLSSAKFSFKQDQFFSADGTFGVDKAVVLNVVGEGKPLLNAKVTLDASHFLSTEYKVDEANAKLFLQSLNKQLQADFAVVKDDVTQRYGKLTQDVSTLSSKVVDALPDFGKFQQSYAAQLQKLQQDVMSDPTLAEFVNQVAKVFQALSEVFGQLSQVYIETLRKVTAIVTDVFGQLMETFNTKVLPALQELSTKVEAIFFNIYEETVKLLMAVFERTVKALKVFEEDFNKIANNVSELFKTFAQTFSKAVQVLEKELKDLYKLVQEYFESFDEFKVVKEMFQEYFDGADRYAYQLLRELLTLVEALYPVPEVQELTTAINQYVSNKLENKPVNDVEELKKLFVSFVKVLHQAVERLISNVNLQLAEPTLGSESFTSFFTFKFLPYVSSVQFSPWNFFKNEKFYSVRDLIHQLRLYAFNPFANVPLFHMHGQLADGGHFFTFDDKHFTFPGSCSYLLASDFVDGNFSIVADMDKGRLKSVTLVDKDSTVELTSKAVVKYNGKESDLPLYQKDVYVFRRYYTVTVGTKYGAQVMCTTDLKLCHFFVSGFYLGRLRGLLGNGNYEPYDDLALPDGKITTVSTDFANTYKTSQACAAVADHGHDSHEHSNPTCAKFFGSESSLKMCSYLRDQTGYKEACNHAAHDAGEKADEAACGIARLYVSGCRLYGIPTALPSQCEKCVGDGGNQVDVGDWFSVKAPQKKADVVFVVDTALGTLLGELVQATINDLRKELKATGVTDVNIAVIGYSKTNKYTSLFSNGGKLDYTGKLGQVDVSSGPKQCKALVTGFPDVDAILEQLHVAGEVAKENLGTTTEVYALRRAFTYPFRATASKSVLLFRSEAFEDARPGTAISAALGLANVKARGILFNIVAPLKNVGLSNTKDQSKVKSIVGFNERVVYHTNDKKRTVGSAEMKKSLKYDDVVGVTGVERAGGNFFVLQNYSQQKAGKEKKQFISIVAAVLADQFSRTETTNDCVCYLRSGLHPETVCSASDVQLLPPSKKAGGAKG